One genomic window of Cheilinus undulatus linkage group 7, ASM1832078v1, whole genome shotgun sequence includes the following:
- the ptgfr gene encoding prostaglandin F2-alpha receptor, translating to MSANGSSDTDCRSEIRPSNTTCSHRELSVTTSVISMTVGILSNSLALFILVKSYKRIQIKSKASFLLFASSLVVTDLLGHLINGSLVLFVYGSHKKWEIFDPHRIMCSIFGACMVFFGLSPLFLGSAMAVERCIGVTRPIFHSTALASHHMKMLLGLTWLLAALVAVLPVALWRPYKVQSSRSWCFFHMEEPKDWLDVLLPLLFSMLGLLALLLSIVCNSLTSCALLQARLRRKHHCRGPSYHIEMICQLLAIMLVSCVCWGPLLIRVIILTTRAKDEPTSFSLLMVVRMATWNQILDPWVYILLRKAVLRKLFMLFHGCMGSRSHNLNSWQRTVLRSSLETSNLAAGPSCGLSRLPPPDTAIKSIT from the exons ATGTCCGCCAATGGGAGCTCAGATACAGACTGCAGGTCAGAGATCAGACCTAGCAACACAACCTGCAGTCACAGGGAGCTCTCTGTCACCACCTCTGTCATCTCCATGACAGTGGGCATCTTATCCAACAGCCTCGCCCTCTTCATCCTTGTCAAATCCTACAAACGCATCCAGATTAAGTCTAAGGCCTCCTTTCTGCTGTTTGCAAGCAGCCTGGTGGTCACAGACCTGCTGGGTCACCTCATCAACGGCTCCCTGGTGCTGTTTGTGTATGGCTCTCACAAGAAATGGGAGATATTTGACCCTCACCGCATCATGTGCAGCATCTTTGGAGCATGCATGGTGTTCTTTGGCTTGAGCCCCTTGTTTCTTGGAAGTGCAATGGCGGTGGAGCGCTGCATTGGAGTCACCAGGCCCATCTTCCACTCCACAGCGCTAGCTTCCCATCACATGAAAATGCTGTTGGGACTCACCTGGCTGCTGGCTGCGCTGGTGGCTGTGCTGCCTGTGGCTCTATGGAGGCCCTATAAGGTTCAGAGTTCCAGAAGCTGGTGCTTCTTCCATATGGAGGAGCCCAAAGACTGGCTAGATGTGCTCCTGcctctgctgttctccatgctGGGACTTTTGGCTCTGCTTCTCTCGATTGTGTGCAACTCTCTGACTAGTTGTGCTCTGCTGCAGGCCAGACTGAGGCGCAAACATCACTGCAGGGGCCCATCCTACCACATCGAGATGATCTGCCAGCTGCTGGCTATCATGTTGGTGTCCTGTGTGTGCTGGGGCCCTTTACTG ATCCGTGTCATCATCCTGACCACCAGAGCTAAAGACGAGCCAACCTCCTTCAGCCTCCTCATGGTGGTGCGTATGGCCACATGGAACCAGATCCTGGACCCCTGGGTCTACATCCTCCTGAGGAAGGCTGTTCTGAGGAAACTCTTCATGTTGTTTCATGGCTGCATGGGTTCAAGATCTCACAACCTGAACAGTTGGCAACGCACCGTCCTCCGCAGCTCATTGGAGACAAGCAACCTAGCTGCTGGTCCATCCTGTGGCCTCAGTAGATTACCCCCACCAGACACTGCGATCAAATCCATTACCTGA